The Microbacterium sp. LWO12-1.2 genome includes a window with the following:
- the ribA gene encoding GTP cyclohydrolase II has product MSLSTIPEALEALRAGRPVLVADDENRENEGDVILSAELATPEWVAWTVRWSSGFICAPMPTDLADNLNLPPMVAASEDARSTAYTVSVDAAEGVTTGISAHDRAHTLNVLANPQSTALSIIRPGHVLPLRAVDGGVRERSGHTEAAVDLMRLAGLQPVGAIAEVVAEDGSMMRLPGLIELGARDGVPVITIEQLIAHLNEIDPQDESGPRVHRRVSLHADATVPTTHGTFRFLAYKDRVTGTDHIAVVSGELGETALVRVHSECLTGEAFGSLKCECGPQLDAALDAIEKDGGIVIYMRGHEGRGIGLINKLRAYSLQEEGLDTVDANLALGLPADAREYAAAAGILTDLGVSKVRLLTNNTDKVKQLRELGLDVVEQVPLIVGVGPNNHQYLETKRDRMGHIIGADELAEALAEGKDHA; this is encoded by the coding sequence ATGAGCCTTTCCACGATCCCCGAGGCGCTGGAAGCGCTGCGCGCCGGCCGCCCCGTGCTGGTCGCCGACGACGAGAACCGGGAGAACGAGGGCGACGTCATCCTGTCGGCCGAGCTCGCGACGCCGGAGTGGGTCGCCTGGACCGTGCGCTGGTCGTCCGGATTCATCTGCGCACCGATGCCGACCGACCTCGCCGACAACCTGAACCTTCCGCCCATGGTCGCCGCCAGCGAGGATGCCCGCTCCACCGCGTACACCGTGAGCGTCGACGCCGCGGAAGGCGTCACGACCGGCATCAGCGCCCACGACCGCGCCCACACGCTCAACGTGCTGGCGAACCCGCAGTCCACGGCGCTCAGCATCATCCGCCCCGGCCATGTGCTGCCGCTCCGCGCCGTCGACGGCGGCGTGCGCGAGCGCAGCGGTCACACCGAGGCCGCCGTCGACCTGATGCGTCTCGCCGGGCTGCAGCCGGTCGGCGCGATCGCCGAGGTCGTCGCAGAGGACGGCAGCATGATGCGCCTGCCTGGGCTGATCGAGCTCGGCGCGCGCGACGGGGTGCCGGTCATCACGATCGAGCAGCTCATCGCGCACCTCAACGAGATCGATCCCCAGGACGAGTCCGGACCGCGGGTGCACCGACGGGTCAGCCTGCACGCCGACGCGACGGTGCCGACGACGCACGGGACCTTCCGCTTCCTGGCATACAAGGACCGGGTGACCGGCACCGACCACATCGCGGTCGTCTCCGGCGAGCTCGGCGAGACGGCACTCGTGCGCGTGCACTCAGAGTGCCTCACCGGAGAGGCCTTCGGTTCGCTCAAGTGCGAGTGCGGGCCTCAGCTCGACGCCGCACTGGACGCGATCGAGAAGGACGGCGGGATCGTCATCTACATGCGCGGCCACGAGGGGCGCGGCATCGGTCTGATCAACAAGCTGCGCGCGTACAGCCTGCAGGAGGAGGGTCTCGACACGGTCGACGCGAACCTCGCACTCGGACTCCCGGCAGACGCGCGGGAGTATGCGGCAGCGGCAGGGATCCTCACCGACCTCGGCGTATCGAAGGTGCGTCTGCTCACGAACAACACCGACAAGGTGAAGCAGCTGCGCGAACTCGGTCTGGACGTCGTCGAGCAGGTCCCGCTGATCGTCGGCGTCGGACCCAACAATCATCAGTACCTCGAGACCAAGCGTGACCGCATGGGTCACATCATCGGTGCGGACGAGCTCGCAGAGGCTCTCGCAGAAGGAAAGGACCACGCATGA
- a CDS encoding riboflavin synthase: MFTGIIEEIGEITAIASAGDGWRLTVRAPRAAADAVHGESIAVSGVCLTVVGSTPDTFDADVMKQTLDVAALGSATVGTRVNIEKAMPVGARLGGHIVQGHVDGTGDVLEVRPGAQWSVLRISLPADLAPLVVDKGSISVDGTSLTVSAVSAVSPSTSSGTQNEGAGSLAHWFEVSLIPETLAATTLGSRAVGDRVNLETDILARHVERLLAFRAAPEGGSR; this comes from the coding sequence ATGTTCACGGGAATCATCGAGGAGATCGGCGAGATCACCGCCATCGCATCCGCCGGTGACGGGTGGCGACTCACCGTGCGTGCACCCCGTGCGGCCGCGGATGCGGTTCACGGCGAGTCCATCGCGGTCTCGGGCGTGTGTCTGACTGTGGTCGGCTCCACGCCGGACACCTTCGACGCCGACGTGATGAAGCAGACGCTCGACGTGGCGGCGCTCGGCAGCGCCACCGTCGGAACGCGCGTGAACATCGAGAAGGCCATGCCGGTCGGCGCCCGCCTGGGCGGACACATCGTGCAGGGTCACGTCGACGGCACCGGCGACGTGCTCGAGGTGCGCCCCGGCGCGCAGTGGAGTGTGCTGCGGATCAGCCTCCCCGCAGACCTCGCGCCACTCGTGGTCGACAAGGGCTCGATCTCCGTCGACGGCACCTCGCTCACCGTGAGCGCCGTGAGCGCCGTGAGCCCTTCGACAAGCTCAGGGACCCAGAACGAAGGTGCGGGGTCCCTCGCGCACTGGTTCGAAGTGTCGCTGATCCCGGAGACACTCGCCGCCACCACGCTCGGCTCGCGCGCTGTCGGCGACCGCGTCAACCTCGAGACAGACATCCTCGCCCGGCACGTCGAGCGCCTGCTCGCGTTCCGCGCCGCACCGGAAGGAGGCTCGCGATGA
- the ribD gene encoding bifunctional diaminohydroxyphosphoribosylaminopyrimidine deaminase/5-amino-6-(5-phosphoribosylamino)uracil reductase RibD: MAVNETERRAMTRALQLAALGPRGVNPQVGAVILSPTGEVLAEGWHHGAGTPHAEVDALSKLAPGAARGATAVVTLEPCNHTGRTGPCAVALQEAGIARVVYALDDPGAASGGGADRLRNAGVDVEAGEQADAAHLLIEGWLTAQRLGRPHVTVKWAQSLDGRAAADDGTSQWITGPEARADVHRRRAASDAIVVGTGTVLADDPALTARDGDTLLPHQPVPVVIGTRRTPEDAALRRHPHEPLFYETADLRTVLADLHSRGMQRVFIEGGPTLASAFIAAGLFDRVLTYVAPVLLGGRRVALTDVGVSTIGEAHRLTVDEWVPLGADLLAIAHPAVENEGAV, translated from the coding sequence ATGGCAGTGAACGAGACCGAGCGCCGGGCCATGACTCGTGCCCTGCAGCTCGCTGCGCTCGGGCCCCGCGGCGTGAACCCGCAGGTCGGAGCCGTCATCCTCTCCCCCACCGGTGAGGTGCTCGCCGAAGGCTGGCACCACGGTGCCGGTACTCCGCACGCCGAGGTCGACGCGCTCTCGAAGCTCGCCCCGGGCGCAGCGCGCGGTGCGACCGCCGTCGTGACGTTGGAGCCGTGCAACCACACCGGCCGCACCGGCCCCTGCGCTGTCGCGCTGCAGGAAGCCGGCATCGCCCGGGTGGTCTACGCACTCGACGACCCCGGGGCGGCTTCCGGCGGCGGAGCTGACCGGCTGCGCAACGCAGGGGTCGACGTGGAGGCCGGTGAGCAGGCCGATGCCGCGCATCTTCTGATCGAAGGCTGGCTGACCGCGCAGCGTCTGGGACGACCGCACGTGACCGTGAAATGGGCGCAGAGCCTCGACGGTCGCGCCGCGGCCGACGACGGGACGAGCCAGTGGATCACCGGCCCCGAGGCGAGGGCGGATGTGCATCGCCGCCGCGCCGCCTCCGATGCCATCGTGGTCGGCACGGGCACCGTGCTCGCCGACGACCCCGCGTTGACCGCACGCGACGGTGACACGCTGCTGCCGCACCAGCCCGTGCCCGTCGTGATCGGCACGCGCCGGACGCCCGAGGATGCGGCGCTACGGCGCCACCCTCACGAGCCCCTCTTCTACGAGACCGCCGACCTGCGCACGGTGCTGGCCGATCTGCACAGCCGAGGCATGCAGCGCGTCTTCATCGAGGGCGGGCCGACGCTGGCCAGCGCCTTCATCGCGGCAGGGCTGTTCGACCGCGTGCTGACCTATGTCGCGCCCGTGCTGCTGGGCGGACGCCGCGTCGCGCTGACCGATGTCGGGGTCTCGACGATCGGAGAGGCGCACCGCCTCACGGTCGACGAATGGGTGCCTCTGGGCGCCGATCTGCTGGCGATCGCCCATCCGGCGGTCGAGAACGAAGGAGCCGTCTGA
- a CDS encoding Fpg/Nei family DNA glycosylase: MPEMPEVHGLAVFLGERAVGRTITRTSVAAIAALKTYDPPITALHGAEITAAARLGKFVVLSCGEELHLVFHLAKAGWLRWYEALPATLIKQGKTPIALRVALDDGSGFDLTEAGTKKSLAVYVVRDPQEVPGIARLGPDPLADEFSRDAFAALLEGRRTQIKGLLRDQSVIAGIGNAYSDEILHAARMSPYAIAATLTPDDIDRLFAAMQQTLTEAVTEASGKPPADLKDAKRRGMQVHARRGETCPVCGDTVRSVFFADRSLEYCPTCQTGGKPLADRRLSRLLK; this comes from the coding sequence ATGCCGGAGATGCCAGAGGTACATGGACTCGCAGTGTTCCTCGGCGAGCGCGCCGTCGGCCGCACGATCACCCGCACGAGTGTCGCTGCGATCGCCGCGCTGAAGACGTACGACCCGCCGATCACCGCGCTGCACGGCGCCGAGATCACGGCGGCGGCCAGGCTCGGCAAGTTCGTCGTGCTCTCGTGCGGAGAGGAACTGCACCTCGTGTTCCATCTCGCGAAGGCGGGCTGGCTGCGCTGGTACGAGGCGCTGCCTGCCACGCTCATCAAGCAGGGCAAGACGCCGATCGCGCTGCGTGTGGCGCTCGACGACGGCAGCGGATTCGATCTGACCGAGGCCGGCACCAAGAAGTCGCTCGCGGTGTACGTCGTGCGCGACCCGCAGGAGGTGCCTGGGATCGCCCGTCTCGGGCCGGATCCTCTCGCTGACGAGTTCAGCCGCGATGCCTTCGCCGCGCTGCTCGAAGGGCGGCGAACGCAGATCAAGGGGCTGCTGCGCGACCAGTCCGTCATCGCCGGCATCGGCAACGCATACTCCGACGAGATCCTGCATGCCGCGCGCATGTCCCCGTATGCGATCGCCGCGACGCTCACCCCCGACGACATCGATCGCCTGTTCGCGGCGATGCAGCAGACGCTGACGGAAGCTGTCACCGAAGCATCAGGCAAGCCCCCTGCCGACCTGAAGGATGCCAAGCGCCGCGGCATGCAGGTGCACGCACGGCGTGGCGAGACCTGTCCGGTCTGCGGCGATACGGTGCGCAGCGTGTTCTTCGCCGACCGTTCGCTCGAGTACTGCCCCACCTGCCAGACCGGCGGCAAGCCTCTCGCAGACCGTCGGCTCTCCCGTCTGTTGAAGTGA
- a CDS encoding GNAT family N-acetyltransferase, whose amino-acid sequence MEKVTLETARLVLSAPTDDDVDAITAACQDPEITRWTTVPSPYSRADGEDFVRRVDEWWADRAEAVWAIRVGDDLVGMIGLHDITTHHTGDQAEIGFWVTAEGRGHGYVVEAARAVIDWGFRELGLVRISWRAVAGNVPSARTARALGFRYEGVQRQALTSPRGRDDGWFGGLLRDDDRTPVEWPVL is encoded by the coding sequence ATGGAGAAAGTGACACTCGAGACCGCGCGACTCGTGCTGTCCGCACCGACGGACGACGATGTCGACGCGATCACCGCGGCATGCCAGGACCCCGAGATCACCCGATGGACGACGGTGCCGAGCCCGTACAGCCGGGCGGACGGGGAGGACTTCGTGCGTCGCGTCGACGAGTGGTGGGCCGATCGAGCCGAGGCCGTCTGGGCGATACGAGTCGGTGACGACCTGGTCGGGATGATCGGGCTGCACGACATCACGACCCACCACACCGGCGACCAGGCGGAGATCGGGTTCTGGGTGACCGCGGAGGGGCGAGGTCACGGTTACGTCGTCGAAGCTGCGCGTGCCGTGATCGACTGGGGCTTCCGCGAGCTCGGCCTCGTCCGCATCAGCTGGCGGGCCGTCGCCGGCAACGTACCCTCAGCCCGCACGGCGCGAGCACTCGGCTTCCGATACGAGGGGGTGCAGCGTCAGGCGCTGACGAGCCCGCGCGGTCGCGATGACGGGTGGTTCGGCGGGCTGCTGCGCGACGACGACCGCACGCCTGTGGAGTGGCCGGTGCTCTGA